The Acidimicrobiales bacterium DNA segment CGCTTTCCTCCAGCCGAAGCTCGAGCGTCACCGCGATGGCGCCCATGTTGCCCATCTGGGAGTCGAGGATGACGAGGTCGGGCTCCCGCTCCTCGACAGCGGCGATAGCCGCTGTGCCGCTGTCGACCTCTCGGATCGTCACGTTCGGCAGCCCCGACAGCACGGACCGCAACTCGTTGCGGACCCCGGGGGCATCTGCGGCAATGAGCACGTCGGGCACGGCGTGAGGGTACTGCTCCCTTTTGGGTGGGTACCATCCATGCGCCTGCCCCCCAGGACGGCGGCCCGCCAGGAGGAGACCCTTTGCTCGACATCCAGACTGACCAGGCCGATGGCTACACCATCTGCCGGCCGGTCGGTGAGCTCGACGCATTCACCGTCAGCCAATTCCGCCAAGCCCTCGCCGAACTGGCGTCGAACCCCCGCCTGCTCATCGACATGTCGGGCGTGCCCTTCGTCGACTCCGCGGGCTTGGGCGCTCTCATCGGCGGCATCCGCCGAGCCCGCGAGCTGGGCGGCGACGTGGCCGTGGCCTGCAACCGCCCCACGCTCACCCGTCTCCTCCGCACCACCGGCTTCGACCGCATCGTGACCGTGGCCGAGACGGTGGAAGAGGCCGCCGCCGCCCTCCAGGGCGAGTCGACGCCCACTTAGTTTTTCCGAAGCACCTCCACCAGGCAGAACTCGTTCCCCTCGGGGTCGGTGGCCACCGTCCAGTTGATGCCCTCGCGCTCGTGCGTGCCCGCCGACGCCCCACCTAGCTGCTCGACCTCGGCCAACGCGGCGGCGGCGTTCGACACGTACAGGTCGATGTGCAGCCGGTTCTTGCCCACCCGCGGCTCGGGCACCCGCTGCAGATAGAGCTTGAGCCGCCCTTGGTGCTCGGCGTCGCCCAGGATGCAGAACGAGTCGTCGCCCGCCAGCGGCGACAAGCCCGTCATGGCCCCCCAGAACGACGTCATGCCCTCCAAGTCGTTGCAGTCGATGGCGATGTTGCCGATGCGGTAGCCACTCATGATGAGAACAAGAACTCCCCTACTCGAACCAACCCTTCGACATCATGCACGTCGGCGGCCAGGAACGGCACCCGGGCCACCGGCGCAGGCGCCACCCGTTCGGCCAAGGCAGCGAAGTGGGACTCCTCCCGCTCGGCCACCTCCCGGAAGTCGGCGAGGTTGGCGTACAGCGGCCCCAAGGGCGTCGACGCCAACGACGACGCGCGAGCCCGCACGGCGGCGGCCGAGTCGCTCAGCCGCTCGCCCCCGAACCGGGGGTGCAGCCGGTTCACCACCAAGGCGTCCACCGAGATCGACGACTCCTTCAGCTTGTCGGCGAAGAACAGCGCTTCCTCCACCGCATCCCGCCGGGGCGAGGCCACCAGCACGAACGCGGTGGACGGGTCGGCCAGCAGTTCCTCCATGCGCCGGGCCCGCTGGCGGAAGCCCTCCTCCATGCCCTCGAAGGCCTGGAAGAACGCCACCGCGTCGGCCACCACCTCACCGCCCACCACCTTGGAGATGGTGCGCAGCAACGCCTGGGTGGCCACGCTCACCGCCCGCATGTAGGCCCGGGTCGGCATCATCAGCAGCCGGAAGATGCGGTTGTCGAGGAACCGGGTCAACCGCCGCGGCGCATCCAGGAAATCCAAGGCGTTCCTGGTGGGCGGCGTGTCGACCACGATGAGGTCGAAGCGCCCGGCCTCGTGCAGCTCGTAGAGCTTCTCCATGGCCATGTACTCCTGGGTGCCCGACAGCGCGCCCGCGATGTTGCGGTACAGGCGGTTGCCCAGGATCGCCTGCGCCTGCCCCGGCGACGCCGCATACCGGGTGATCAACGAGTCGAACGTTGACTTGGTGTCGAGCATCAGCGCCCACAGCTCGCCCGGCCAGTCGCCCTGCACCAGCCCCGGCTCGTTGGTGAGCTCGGCCAGGCCCAGGGCGTCGGCCAGCCGCTTGGCCGGGTCGATGGTGACCACGCACGCCCGCCGTCCCCGACGGGCCGCCTCCAAGGCCAACGCCGCCGCGGTCGTCGTCTTGCCCACGCCGCCCGACCCGCAGCACACCACGACACCGTTGTCGAAGGCCTTCACAGCGCGCCCACTGCCTCGGTCAACGCCCCGGCCAACACGTCGACCTCCGCCGCGCCCACTTCCGTGGTGAACAGGAACGGCAGCCGCAACTGCGCCAACGGCAACGCGTCGCCCAGTCGCCGAACCTGCTCGGCCTGCAACGCCGTGCGCTCGCGCCGGAACGCCGCCGCCGCCCGCAGCGCGTCGGCCTCGCCCTCGCGCAGCACCGCGTCGCCTGCCACCGCCGTCGGGTCGACGTCGAGCCCCTCGATCGTCGGGTACAGCCCGTTCACCACCACCGGCGCCAAGGCGACGCCAACCCGGTCCTCCAGCTTGAACGCCGTCTCCACCACCTCGTTGACCGGCGTCTCCTCGGGCAGCGTCACCAGCATCACCTGGCAGCGCGCTGGGTCCGACAACAGCTCCAGCACGTCCTGGGCCTGCGCCCGGATGGGGCCCACCCGCACGGCATCGGCCAGCCCGGCCGCACTGGTGAGGAACGTCACTGCGTGGCCTGCCGCCGGCGCGTCCAACACGATGAGGTCGGCGGCCTTGGCCCGCTCCAGTTGCTTCACCTTGCCCAGCACGAGGATGTCCTTGATGCCGGGCACGGCCGTGGCCACCACCTCGATGGCCCCCGACGACACCAGCCGCTTCGACACCCGGCGCATCCCGTGTTCGGCCAGGTACTCCAACAAGGCGTCGTCGGGGGTGAGCGTTCGGGCCCGAACGCCGGGCGCCAACGACACCTCTTCGTAGGTCAACGACTCGGGCTTGCCGAAGGCGGCGCCGAGCCCGCTCTTGCCCTCGACTTCGACGATCAGGGTGTCGAGCCCGGCGAGCGCGGCCATGCGCGCCACCGCGGCGGTGACCGTCGTTTTGCCGACGCCGCCCTTCCCGGCGACGATGAGCACGCGGGTCTGGGCGCAAAACCCGGCCGCATCCACGAATGCGCAGACTACTCACCAGCCTCTTCATCCTTTCTCTGCCGATGCTCCTGGCGTCGTCGGCCTCTGCCCAAGCCAAGGGCGAGGTCGACGTCATCGAGGTCAACGGCCTCATCGACCGCGTGGTCGCCGACTTCGTGACCGACGCCGTCGACGACGCCGAACGCAGCGGCGTGGAGGCGCTCGTCGTCCAACTCGACAGCAGCGGGGCAGTGGTCGACGACGCCCGCCTCGACGCCCTGGTGGCTCGCATCGAAGGGGCAGCCGTCCCCGTCGCCGTGTGGGTGGGGCCGACGGGCGCCAAGGCCAAGGGCGACGCCGTCCGCCTGGTGCAGGCTGCCCGCCTGCGCGGCATCGCACCCGGCGCCCGCATCGAGGACGCCCCCGACGAGGTCTTGCAGGCGCCGACCCTGGGCGACTTCATCGTCGACCTCGACGGCCGCACCTACGCGGGCAGCGCCCTGGAGACGTCCGAGGTCGTGCAGGA contains these protein-coding regions:
- a CDS encoding ArsA-related P-loop ATPase, which gives rise to MDAAGFCAQTRVLIVAGKGGVGKTTVTAAVARMAALAGLDTLIVEVEGKSGLGAAFGKPESLTYEEVSLAPGVRARTLTPDDALLEYLAEHGMRRVSKRLVSSGAIEVVATAVPGIKDILVLGKVKQLERAKAADLIVLDAPAAGHAVTFLTSAAGLADAVRVGPIRAQAQDVLELLSDPARCQVMLVTLPEETPVNEVVETAFKLEDRVGVALAPVVVNGLYPTIEGLDVDPTAVAGDAVLREGEADALRAAAAFRRERTALQAEQVRRLGDALPLAQLRLPFLFTTEVGAAEVDVLAGALTEAVGAL
- a CDS encoding ArsA-related P-loop ATPase, producing MKAFDNGVVVCCGSGGVGKTTTAAALALEAARRGRRACVVTIDPAKRLADALGLAELTNEPGLVQGDWPGELWALMLDTKSTFDSLITRYAASPGQAQAILGNRLYRNIAGALSGTQEYMAMEKLYELHEAGRFDLIVVDTPPTRNALDFLDAPRRLTRFLDNRIFRLLMMPTRAYMRAVSVATQALLRTISKVVGGEVVADAVAFFQAFEGMEEGFRQRARRMEELLADPSTAFVLVASPRRDAVEEALFFADKLKESSISVDALVVNRLHPRFGGERLSDSAAAVRARASSLASTPLGPLYANLADFREVAEREESHFAALAERVAPAPVARVPFLAADVHDVEGLVRVGEFLFSS
- a CDS encoding STAS domain-containing protein, which gives rise to MLDIQTDQADGYTICRPVGELDAFTVSQFRQALAELASNPRLLIDMSGVPFVDSAGLGALIGGIRRARELGGDVAVACNRPTLTRLLRTTGFDRIVTVAETVEEAAAALQGESTPT
- a CDS encoding VOC family protein; this translates as MSGYRIGNIAIDCNDLEGMTSFWGAMTGLSPLAGDDSFCILGDAEHQGRLKLYLQRVPEPRVGKNRLHIDLYVSNAAAALAEVEQLGGASAGTHEREGINWTVATDPEGNEFCLVEVLRKN